A region of the Aphelocoma coerulescens isolate FSJ_1873_10779 chromosome 1, UR_Acoe_1.0, whole genome shotgun sequence genome:
TGGTAGCCATGTTGAATTTCTCGCTATTGCAGAAGACAGCTGCGAGGGCAGGATTGTTACCCTGAAGATATGCAGCCAAAAACTGAGATGGAAATCCCTGAGccctcagcagggctgagcaTTACACCTCACTGGCACCAGAGCACCTGCGAGTTTTCCACAAGGCAAGGCTACCTCCAGACACAAAGAAGGTCCCTATAGCAGAAAATGCAGATCTGAGGGTGCTTGTGGAGAGATGACCAGAGCTGGCTCAGCAATTCTGCCATGCAAGTAGAGCAGAAGGAGGTAAAGCTCTGCGAGCAAAGAAGTGCCCAGCATTACTCAAGGACCAGGCAAAAGCTGACAGCCTGGAGGCTGGATCCAGGTTGATGCATCCAGTCAGGCTCTTCTTCCACATGCTTACAAGATGGAGATTCAGACTGCAACATCTGAATAAAGCCTTTCCCCCAAAATGCTGCAGGCAGAATAAGTCTAGTAAGtttgagagagaaagaagagttaGAAATTAACACGAGTGAAGGTTAGAAATGAAGACCCTGTGGCCCCAGGGCAGGTTGTGGTCTGGGATAAGAGCATTCCCAGCATCCTAATCAGGGAGAAGAGAGAGCAATGAAACCCCAGGAGGAGTTGACAGCGTGTGCAAACACACCCAGGAAACAGAGCCACTTCTGTCCCTTAAGGTGTTTTTCCCCTTGTTCTGCAGAGTGTCCCTACCACAAGCCCCTGGGCTTCGAGTCTGGTGCCGTCACCCCCGACCAGATTAGCTGCTCCAACCCTGAGCAGTACACAGGCTGGTACTCCTCCTGGACAGCCAACAAGGCCCGCCTCAATGGCCAAGGCTTTGGGTGAGTTCAAAAGTGCCTCCCTGAGGGGCCCCATGGGCTGTTGGGTGTGGGGACTGGGGAAACCTGGCAGTGTGGGGGCAGGAGGGTCGGCCCGGGAGGGCACTGTTCAGGACAGAGCGGGGCTGGTGgtgtccccccaggtgtgcGTGGCTCTCCAAGTACCAGGACAATGCACAGTGGCTGCAGGTCGACCTGAAGGAGGTGAAGGTGATTTCGGGGATCCTCACACAAGGTCGCTGTGACGCCGACGAGTGGATGACCAAGTACAGCATACAGTACCGCACCGATGAAAACCTCAACTGGGTGTACTACAAGGACCAGACCGGGAACAACCGGGTCAGTGGACTTTGCTCTTTGGCCACTGGTGGAGGGGTGACATGTTTGGTGACATGAACACACCAGGTCTCTGTGGGAGGTGCCCCAAAAGGGAGATCCTGCGGGAGCAGCAGGGTGGATGGGTCTCAGTGCTCACCCTGCGTTAGGGAGCAGCGCAGAGAGGGGCCATGTGAGAGTGAGTGTCATGCTCACCAGTGCAGAAGGACAAAATGCATTATTTGTGTTTTCTAATTATCATACTGAAGTCCAGATTAAGCTCAGAGGCATTAGCTGGCATTGCAGAGGAGGCATTACCTCCATGATAAAACCCCTTTCTCAGCTGTGGCCACACAGCCCCATCCATGCTTGGGCACTGCCTGGGGATTCTTTTTATTGCTGTGTCCGGGGATAGCGCATGATCCTGGTGCAGAAAGACCCCTCAGACAAAATCTGCAACTAGTTAAGTCACAACCCACCAAACCGTTGTCACGCTGCACTTCTCACTGATTGATTTGAAGCAAAAAATTGCATTGGGGAGATCTTAGAGGTGCCTGTGATCCCTGTGCAGCCCAGCTGGGCTTGGGGatgccacagctgctgcctcccaggtGTCTTCAATGCTGATCTGTGGGGATGGCACTGTCCTAGCATGGGAGGTTCTGCTGGCTTTGCTGAAGTTCCTGCAGCCCTAGGGAGATGCTGAACTTTACCAAGAAAACAGGTCATGGCAGCAGATGTGACATCCAGGCCAAGGAATGAGGAAAGTGCCctcaaatacattttttgtcTATATTGGCATGTGTAGGAGCCTGGCTCATGAACTTCAAAGAGCCAAAGTCAGCCATGCTCACTCCAAACAAGCAGTGCCTTGCTACAGGAAGATGAAGGTGAGAGAATGGGAGGAGAATGGGGTAAGATTTTCTGGCCTAACCATAAAAAGTTCAGGAACGATGGGAGAAAATGACCCACTTAGAAAACTGAATCAGTGTGACAAAAAATGTCTACATCTggctatttttaaagtattttgtttAGAGGGTAGAGGGGAAGgagccgcctcctcctcctctgctctgcacaggcGCCCCAAACTCGTGAGACAGAATTTCCAGCCCCCTAACCAGCCACCCGCCCCTCCCTTCACAGGTTTTCTATGGCAACTCCGACCGCTCATCCTCGGTGCAGAACCTGCTGCGGCCGCCCATCGTGGCCCGCTACATCCGCCTGATCCCGCTGGGCTGGCACGTGCGCATCGCCATCCGCATGGAGCTCCTCGAGTGCCTGGGCAAGTGCGGCTGAGCGCTGTGTCTGGGGAGGCTCTGTGGGTGTCTGCCGCTGCAGCCGCCCTGCCTCGCTCTGCTGCCACTCCTGCGGTGTAAACGCCCAGCCTGCAAAGGGAAGGGCTCTCCTGAATAAAATGTTCCTTCACACCACGCCTGGTGATACAGCTGATGGGGGCTTGTGGGACACACTCTGGGGAAGAGGAAGGTTCAGGGCCATGGCTTGGATCCTATGAGATGTGGTGCTTCTGGCCCTGGGTGTTAGGTTGGGGAAATGATCACCATGATGTGCTGtgaacagaaataaatgcaGATGGGGTCCAAAGGCAGGGCTTGGATTCTCTTTGGGTGGACAGGTGTGTGTCAGGACAGACATCTCACCTTCATGCCCTGAGATGGGGCTGGAGCCAGAACTGGCCCATCCCCAGTATGAGGGGATATCTGAATCTCACACTCTCAAATTACTTCAAGTCTGCTTGTATCAGGAACCCTCTGGcctgagctgctgtggctggTTTTGGGACAGACATCGGTGCCTTGAGCACCAGGTGGACAAACCCTCTCTGTATCCTCTAGGTTTTTGCACTGACACATCTTGGGGACCCCAGGGCACTTTGTTCCTTGTGGATGTTTGGGCACAGACAGAGGGACTCACTCTTATTAACTGTTTGATCTCCATGGCCTGATCTCCAGTGGATGTTTAGCACCCAAGGAATTTGGGGCATGTGGATGATGGACCCATCTTCCTGGGGTGATGGCCCAATTACTAAAGTTCATGTCCCTGCCTTGGCCCAGGAGCCAATGCCCAACACAGCCCAGGTGGgaactgcagctcccacagctcccatgagggagggctgtggggagctCTGGAGTGCCAGCTTTGGTTTGCCTTCCCACAAACCTGTAGCACAAACCTGGCAGGCACTAGAGGCCTTTTCCCTATTTTCTAACAATCTGTGCATCTATCCTAAAGAGTCACAGCATCAGAACCTGAACTGTCTCAGGGAAGGGAGGTGAGGCATGAAGATGGTGGCACTGAGGCAGCCCGTCTGCCTCTCCTGTCCTCTCCCTATGGGCAGGGAAGTGAATGCTTGGTGTGCCGGGCAGGAGTTCAGATGTGCCTAAAACCAAATGAGATGTGACCAAGACCATGAGAAAAGCCTTTGGATGACTGTGCAATTCATCACATTCATTTGTGAGAGCAGATGtttttgccttgtttttttcttgtatatAGAGACAAATAATAGCTGTCAGGGAAATAAGCTCTTCTGGCAAGTCTGAAAGCTGCTCCACTAACCAACAATATGAAGTCTAGAGAGATGTAGAAAAGACAATTCCCATCTGCTGAGATGATTGCTATACACCAGTACTCCCTTGCTTCCCTCCCACCTCCTCATCTGTGGATAGGATTTTTGCCTATCCACACATTGGTCTAGGGACATATTTTCTTAGTAAGAAATCACTGTGTGGTTCTCTTAATGCTGAACAGTCCAGGCAAGATCTACCGAGAAGATCCACTGAGCTCGAGGCACTTCCTTGGCAGCCAAGCTGTGGGACCAGCGTGATACAGCAGCCTCCCTGGAGgcactgcacacccagcaataGGGAGACAAGAGCTCCCCACCAGCCATTGCAGCTCATCTTGCTAACACCAACACTGAAAGCTGAAGCATTTCCAGGCCCTGGATGCAGTTCCCAACATGTTAAcacacagctctccctgccATAAAAGCAGCATAGGCAGCTCTGCTCCATGTCCTGGTGGATGGTAATGGGGGATGGAGCCTTGGCGCTGATGTTTTGCTGCATGACTGAGGAGTGGAGGATGGACTGGGCAGAAGGATGGACTGGGCACGAGCTGGTGAATATTTGTATCACCCCAAAGCAGTTAAGCTTGACAGTAGCTAGTCAAAGCCTTGGCTGTGACTGGCCTCTGACAAGCTCCTATGCACAGTCCAGGGTTTTTCAGTTGTCTGGTTTCAGAAATGCACCCCGTGGCAAAGACCAGAAGCTCCTGTGAGATTTGGAAGAGCTGGCAGGCTTAATGAACAGCCTGAATGGATGGACCACACGCCACTATATGCCACTAAATTACGTATCTGCATATGACCGGTCCTATACAGAGGATATAATAAAACCTTGGGGGAAGAAAATACTGTCTAGGTAGAAAGGACCTGTGCTACTCTTCCAGCCTCCCACCTTCAAAGAAATTACTAGACTTTTTTCTAGACTGAAATGTATGACAACAAATAACATGGAACTAACTGCCACACAGTGCATTTCACGGTTCATTTGTCTCTTGCTTTGCCCTGTCCTTTGCTTGCAGTTCACCTCTCCAGCTTGCATGGGGAAGGGACCTACTTCTGACTTGCAACTAAATGGTTCCTGCTAAAGCAGGAGTTTCTGTTCTGATCCTTGCTATGCAGCTCACTTGCTAATTGACCTCTGGAAATTCACTTAACCTCTGCCTCTTATATAAAAAGAAGAGTGCTGAGAGGCTTAATTAATTAAGTGGTCCTAAAATGCTTTTAGAATTGCATTCGACTTCCACTTCTGCATAAATTCAGCACATTGCAGTAACAGTGTGACTGAAGCCATCATGAAAGTCAGACAGCACCAGCCAAAGTATAATGACATAAATACAAAAGCTTTTCCTCATaattgtagaatcacagaatggtttgggttggaaggaaccttaaagatcacttAGCTCCAatatccctgccatgggcaggggcatcttccactagaccaggtttctcagagccccatccaacctagcCTTGAACACCTCTAGGGATGGGGagttcacagcttctctgggcactctgTCCCAGTGCCTTACTACCCTCACAGAAAAGagtttcttcccaatatctaatctaaacctgccctagTTTAGCTTacagccattcccccttgtcgtGTAACAAcatgcccttgtgaaaagtccctctccagctctatTGCAGCCCCCTTTATGTACTGGAGGGTGCTATAAGGTCTCACTAGAGCATTCTCTTCCAGGCCCAAATCTCCCATCCTgttttcataggagaggtgtgcCACCCCTGTGGTCACCTTAGTGACCCgcctctggacctgctctaaTAGGTTCACATCTTTCTCATGTTGGAGGCCCagacctggacacagcactccagctggattctcaccagagcagaggagagcagagcagagcagagcagagcagagggagatAATCCCTTCCCTCACCCTGTtgcccacactgcttttgatgcagt
Encoded here:
- the RS1 gene encoding retinoschisin isoform X2, with protein sequence MGTCSPLLLPMFSCFLLAISLGKYVVMALSPGEDERLELWHSKACKCDCQGGPNSVWSSGSNGLECMPECPYHKPLGFESGAVTPDQISCSNPEQYTGWYSSWTANKARLNGQGFGCAWLSKYQDNAQWLQVDLKEVKVISGILTQGRCDADEWMTKYSIQYRTDENLNWVYYKDQTGNNRVFYGNSDRSSSVQNLLRPPIVARYIRLIPLGWHVRIAIRMELLECLGKCG
- the RS1 gene encoding retinoschisin isoform X3 — its product is MLNSECFVVMALSPGEDERLELWHSKACKCDCQGGPNSVWSSGSNGLECMPECPYHKPLGFESGAVTPDQISCSNPEQYTGWYSSWTANKARLNGQGFGCAWLSKYQDNAQWLQVDLKEVKVISGILTQGRCDADEWMTKYSIQYRTDENLNWVYYKDQTGNNRVFYGNSDRSSSVQNLLRPPIVARYIRLIPLGWHVRIAIRMELLECLGKCG
- the RS1 gene encoding retinoschisin isoform X1, yielding MGTCSPLLLPMFSCFLLAISLGKYESLFLISLSLSLLPFFHAHCPVVMALSPGEDERLELWHSKACKCDCQGGPNSVWSSGSNGLECMPECPYHKPLGFESGAVTPDQISCSNPEQYTGWYSSWTANKARLNGQGFGCAWLSKYQDNAQWLQVDLKEVKVISGILTQGRCDADEWMTKYSIQYRTDENLNWVYYKDQTGNNRVFYGNSDRSSSVQNLLRPPIVARYIRLIPLGWHVRIAIRMELLECLGKCG